The Corallococcus caeni genome includes a region encoding these proteins:
- a CDS encoding glutamate--cysteine ligase, with protein MSLDLKRVASEPLTSTAPLVEELRKGEKPRAQHRLGLEHEKFVYPVGSAQPPTYEGPNGIGALLERIAPGGYERFRETPQSPVIALQRGMAAISLEPGGQFELSGSPFRTAREAHQENLQHLKETKAAASELGLRLVALGYRPVGTPGPGGVEMPWMPKTRYQVMRRTLPERGRLALNMMLMTSTGQVSLDWADEADCVRKTVAVARLSPLLVALYANSPLVEGKPSGYMSFRSRVWEEVDPTRCGYLPSWFDGSFSYKAYVDWALDAPLLFLRREGEYRHPKLTFRQLMQEGYEGKPPDMGDWTDHLSTLFPEVRLKKVLEVRGADCASAAMTGALGALWRGILYDAQALEEAELLLPRLTFTEHLAFHDTARREGLAGKLGPRELHRLAGEMVAIAKRGLLRLDPEDAPLLAPLEAVAASGRSPAQAVLDAWKEDPRPEVLMSRFEL; from the coding sequence ATGTCCCTCGACCTCAAGCGCGTGGCCTCCGAGCCCCTCACCTCCACTGCCCCCCTGGTGGAAGAGCTTCGCAAAGGGGAGAAGCCCCGGGCCCAGCACCGGCTGGGGCTGGAGCACGAAAAGTTCGTCTACCCCGTGGGGTCCGCCCAACCCCCGACCTACGAGGGACCGAACGGCATCGGCGCCCTGCTGGAGCGCATCGCCCCGGGCGGCTACGAGCGCTTCCGGGAGACGCCCCAGTCGCCGGTCATCGCGCTGCAGCGTGGCATGGCGGCCATCTCCCTGGAGCCGGGCGGACAGTTCGAGCTGTCCGGCAGCCCGTTCCGCACGGCCCGGGAGGCGCACCAGGAGAACCTTCAGCACCTGAAGGAGACGAAGGCGGCGGCGTCCGAGCTGGGCCTGCGGCTGGTGGCGCTGGGCTACCGGCCGGTGGGCACGCCAGGGCCTGGGGGCGTGGAGATGCCCTGGATGCCCAAGACGCGCTACCAGGTGATGCGCCGCACGCTGCCGGAGCGCGGCCGGCTGGCGCTGAACATGATGCTGATGACGTCCACCGGGCAGGTGTCGCTGGACTGGGCGGATGAAGCGGACTGCGTGCGCAAGACGGTGGCGGTGGCGCGCCTGTCGCCGCTGCTCGTGGCGCTGTACGCGAACAGCCCCCTCGTGGAAGGCAAGCCGTCCGGTTACATGTCCTTCCGCAGCCGCGTCTGGGAAGAGGTGGACCCCACGCGGTGCGGCTACCTGCCGTCCTGGTTCGACGGCTCGTTCTCCTACAAGGCCTACGTGGACTGGGCGCTGGACGCGCCGCTCCTGTTCCTGCGCCGCGAGGGCGAGTACCGCCACCCGAAGCTCACCTTCCGCCAGCTGATGCAGGAGGGCTACGAGGGCAAGCCGCCGGACATGGGGGACTGGACGGACCACCTGTCCACGCTCTTCCCGGAGGTGCGGCTCAAGAAGGTGCTGGAGGTGCGCGGCGCGGACTGTGCCAGCGCGGCGATGACGGGGGCGCTGGGCGCGCTCTGGCGCGGCATCCTCTACGACGCGCAGGCGCTGGAGGAGGCGGAGCTGCTCTTGCCCCGGCTGACCTTCACCGAGCACCTGGCCTTCCACGACACCGCGCGCCGCGAGGGCCTGGCCGGGAAGCTGGGGCCGCGCGAGCTGCACCGGCTGGCCGGGGAGATGGTGGCCATCGCGAAGCGGGGCCTGCTGCGGTTGGACCCCGAGGACGCGCCGCTGCTCGCTCCGTTGGAGGCGGTGGCCGCGTCAGGCCGGTCGCCGGCGCAGGCGGTGCTGGACGCGTGGAAGGAAGACCCGCGTCCGGAAGTGCTGATGTCCCGCTTCGAGCTGTGA
- the alaS gene encoding alanine--tRNA ligase, whose amino-acid sequence MPSALTASQIREAFLQFFEERAHRRVASSSLVPVGDQTLLFTNAGMVQFKDVFTGREQRDYRRATTSQKCVRAGGKHNDLDNVGYTARHHTFFEMLGNFSFGDYFKAEAISFAWEFVTKRLGLAVDRLAVTVFNGENNIPWDEEAFELWAKEGVSRDRILKLGYKDNFWAMGDTGPCGPCSEIHYHQGDDIPCVEEAAGRKCQGVACDCDRWLEIWNLVFMQFERKEKDAPLIPLPKPSIDTGAGLERIASVVQGKRSNYDTDLFQGILATVSELCGKPYTQETGASQRVVADHARATAFLVADGVQPSNVARGYVLRRIMRRAIRHGDTQLGIKEPFFFKVVDRVIELMGDAFPELRDGRTFILEVAKHEEEGFRRTLDRGLKLMDEELAKLQASGGKMLSGDVVYLLHGTYGFPWDLTQIIARERGYDVDLERFNKLKEKEAEGQDFHGEKKSTTEVFQTVLARTAPTQFLGYEGEGHEGEGSVIALVQDGVEVPQVSAGATVDVVLDRTPFYGESGGQLGDTGRIVAHGGKTVAQVKDAQRPVQGLIVHSVEVKEGTLKVGDMVQTSVDVERRKSIRANHSATHLLHKALKRVLGEHVKQAGSVVAPDFLRFDFSHFSPATQEQLEQVEDLVNTWVRDNADAQTRVMNLDDAKKSGAVAMFGEKYGDTVRVVTVHPESTELCGGTHVKRSGDIGLFKVTSESGVASGVRRIVAVTGVGALQFVREQEHELKKVAALLRTNPKEVATRVEATQKRVKELERKVEEVSVKAQSASQKDLMDQAREVNGMKVLATRVDPADDKVFRGMADQLRDRIGSGIIAIGGEKDGRAVILVAATKDLVAKGISAGNLVREMAKEVGGKGGGKPDMAQAGGPDADKLPVALEKLYELVKGASPA is encoded by the coding sequence ATGCCTTCCGCCCTCACCGCCTCCCAGATCCGCGAGGCGTTCCTCCAGTTCTTCGAGGAGCGCGCCCACCGCCGTGTCGCCTCCTCCTCGCTGGTGCCCGTTGGCGACCAGACCCTACTGTTCACCAACGCCGGCATGGTCCAGTTCAAGGACGTCTTCACCGGCCGCGAGCAGCGGGACTACCGCCGCGCCACCACGTCCCAGAAGTGCGTGCGCGCCGGCGGCAAGCACAACGACCTCGACAACGTGGGCTACACCGCGCGCCACCACACGTTCTTCGAGATGCTCGGCAACTTCTCCTTCGGCGACTACTTCAAGGCCGAAGCCATCTCCTTCGCCTGGGAGTTCGTGACGAAGCGCCTGGGCCTGGCCGTCGACCGGCTCGCCGTCACCGTGTTCAACGGCGAGAACAACATCCCCTGGGACGAAGAGGCCTTCGAGCTCTGGGCCAAGGAGGGCGTGTCTCGCGACCGCATCCTGAAGCTCGGCTACAAGGACAACTTCTGGGCCATGGGCGACACCGGCCCGTGCGGCCCCTGCTCCGAGATCCACTACCACCAGGGCGACGACATCCCCTGTGTCGAAGAGGCCGCGGGCCGCAAGTGCCAGGGCGTCGCGTGTGATTGCGACCGGTGGCTCGAAATCTGGAACCTCGTGTTCATGCAGTTCGAACGCAAGGAGAAGGACGCGCCGCTCATCCCGCTACCCAAGCCGTCCATCGACACCGGCGCCGGCCTGGAGCGCATCGCGTCCGTCGTGCAGGGCAAGCGCTCCAACTACGACACCGACCTGTTCCAGGGCATCCTCGCCACCGTCAGCGAGCTGTGCGGCAAGCCGTACACGCAGGAGACCGGCGCGTCCCAGCGCGTCGTCGCCGACCACGCCCGCGCCACCGCGTTCCTCGTGGCCGACGGCGTCCAGCCCTCCAACGTGGCGCGCGGCTACGTCCTGCGCCGCATCATGCGCCGGGCCATCCGCCACGGTGACACGCAGCTGGGCATCAAGGAGCCCTTCTTCTTCAAGGTCGTGGACCGCGTCATCGAGCTCATGGGCGACGCGTTCCCCGAGCTGCGCGACGGCCGCACCTTCATCCTCGAAGTCGCGAAGCACGAGGAAGAGGGCTTCCGCCGCACGCTCGACCGCGGCCTCAAGCTGATGGACGAGGAGCTGGCCAAGCTCCAGGCCTCCGGCGGCAAGATGCTCTCCGGCGACGTCGTCTACCTGCTGCACGGCACCTACGGCTTCCCGTGGGACCTCACGCAGATCATCGCGCGCGAGCGCGGCTACGACGTGGACCTGGAGCGCTTCAACAAGCTCAAGGAGAAGGAAGCCGAAGGCCAGGACTTCCACGGTGAGAAGAAGTCCACCACGGAGGTCTTCCAGACCGTCCTCGCCCGCACCGCGCCCACCCAGTTCCTGGGCTACGAGGGCGAGGGCCACGAGGGCGAGGGCAGCGTCATCGCGCTCGTGCAGGACGGCGTGGAGGTGCCGCAGGTCTCCGCGGGCGCCACGGTGGACGTGGTGCTGGACCGCACGCCCTTCTACGGCGAGTCCGGCGGCCAGCTGGGCGACACCGGCCGCATCGTCGCGCACGGCGGCAAGACCGTGGCGCAGGTGAAGGACGCGCAGCGCCCGGTGCAGGGGCTCATCGTCCACAGCGTGGAGGTGAAGGAAGGCACGCTGAAGGTCGGCGACATGGTGCAGACGTCCGTGGACGTGGAGCGCCGCAAGTCCATCCGCGCGAACCACTCCGCCACGCACCTGCTCCACAAGGCGCTCAAGCGCGTGCTCGGCGAGCACGTGAAGCAGGCGGGCTCCGTCGTCGCGCCGGACTTCCTGCGCTTCGACTTCTCGCACTTCTCCCCCGCCACCCAGGAGCAGCTGGAGCAGGTGGAGGACCTGGTCAACACCTGGGTGCGCGACAACGCGGATGCCCAGACGCGCGTCATGAACCTGGACGACGCGAAGAAGTCCGGCGCCGTGGCCATGTTCGGTGAGAAGTACGGCGACACGGTGCGCGTCGTCACCGTGCACCCGGAGTCCACGGAGCTGTGCGGCGGTACGCACGTGAAGCGCAGCGGCGACATCGGCCTGTTCAAGGTCACGAGCGAGAGCGGCGTCGCTTCCGGCGTGCGTCGCATCGTGGCCGTGACGGGCGTGGGCGCGCTCCAGTTCGTGCGCGAGCAGGAGCACGAGCTCAAGAAGGTCGCGGCGCTCTTGCGCACGAACCCGAAGGAGGTCGCCACCCGCGTGGAGGCCACCCAGAAGCGCGTGAAGGAGCTGGAGCGCAAGGTGGAGGAGGTCTCGGTGAAGGCGCAGTCGGCCTCGCAGAAGGACCTCATGGACCAGGCGCGCGAGGTCAACGGCATGAAGGTGCTGGCCACCCGCGTGGACCCCGCCGACGACAAGGTGTTCCGCGGCATGGCGGATCAGCTGCGCGACCGCATCGGCTCCGGCATCATCGCCATTGGCGGTGAGAAGGACGGCCGCGCCGTCATCCTGGTGGCGGCCACGAAGGACCTCGTCGCCAAGGGCATCAGCGCGGGCAACCTGGTGCGCGAGATGGCCAAGGAAGTGGGCGGCAAGGGCGGCGGCAAGCCGGACATGGCGCAGGCCGGTGGACCGGACGCGGACAAGCTGCCCGTGGCGCTCGAGAAGCTCTACGAGCTGGTGAAGGGCGCGAGCCCGGCGTGA
- a CDS encoding EI24 domain-containing protein, translated as MRPASPVPTLSPRPRLSDFFQGVGVLGRAFRLIFGSRRLFLLSSLCAALTAVALVALAVLLYRYAPGLLESVWARPESWYGRAAWSVALILGALVAWVVGANVVPPLLLTPLQDPLSEATEAECAQADAVLCPASFLRSMTTGLLHTLARMALLFLGLAVLLPLNLVPGVGSLAFTVLASVWTMLWMAAEHLAAPMTRHLYPFAQVRRMLRERRALCLGFGAGVYLLLWVPILNTFFLPVAVVGGTLLYRGLREAGDLPPPPDALGPANPPSGGRPEAK; from the coding sequence ATGCGTCCTGCGTCCCCCGTCCCCACCCTGTCCCCGCGGCCCCGTCTGTCGGATTTCTTCCAGGGGGTGGGGGTGCTCGGCCGCGCCTTCCGGCTGATCTTCGGCTCGCGCCGCCTCTTCCTCCTGTCCAGCCTGTGCGCGGCGCTCACCGCCGTCGCCCTGGTGGCCCTGGCCGTCCTCCTCTACCGCTACGCCCCCGGCCTCCTGGAGTCCGTGTGGGCCCGGCCGGAGTCCTGGTACGGCCGCGCCGCCTGGTCCGTCGCGCTCATCCTGGGCGCGCTGGTCGCCTGGGTGGTGGGCGCCAACGTGGTGCCCCCCCTCCTGCTGACGCCGCTGCAGGACCCGCTGTCGGAGGCCACGGAGGCCGAGTGTGCGCAAGCGGACGCCGTCCTCTGCCCCGCCTCCTTCCTGCGGAGCATGACGACAGGGCTGTTGCACACGCTCGCCCGCATGGCGCTGCTCTTCCTGGGGCTGGCGGTGCTGCTCCCCCTGAACCTGGTGCCGGGGGTGGGGAGCCTCGCGTTCACCGTGCTGGCCAGCGTGTGGACCATGCTCTGGATGGCGGCGGAGCACCTGGCCGCGCCCATGACGCGTCACCTGTACCCCTTCGCCCAGGTGCGCCGCATGCTGCGCGAGCGCCGGGCCCTCTGCCTGGGCTTCGGCGCGGGCGTCTACCTGCTGCTCTGGGTGCCCATCCTCAACACCTTCTTCCTCCCGGTGGCCGTCGTCGGGGGCACCCTGCTGTACCGGGGCCTGCGGGAGGCCGGGGACCTGCCCCCGCCCCCGGATGCGCTGGGACCGGCGAACCCTCCGTCCGGGGGACGTCCTGAAGCGAAATAA
- a CDS encoding TIGR02266 family protein — MTGPAPKLLPLRIRLPYTEEEEFIERYGSNVGRGGVFVATKALKPEGTGLAFEFVLADGTRLLRGEGVVAKAQPEGGSPRTGMTVRFTKLDAVSKALIDRIVARRSGTEAVASPPAAPRTEAAPLPPGLVRRTPAVNPSRPAARVGAEAVVPAAPAPLEPPASASREAPETRAAPPKASMTLPAVSVPDAVAAPDLAEPDEPVSLFPEEPVDEEEALAPLPEVGLSRKVRRNPPGEGAQRATQEMFTVQPTVPEPTVARPPAASGTFAAVMPPPVEAGWEGAGPAEPPADQPPLESSGDAGESGTDAPSWEAAGTAEALGTDALSGSAAADEGRAEASSWEEPSAGISNVAAESFGDAEASAWDSNPDAATASEGDDGRAEAASWEQAATEARSAASEWEASGPEPRTDEALPRETGATEPPDEGDASAAVHFTPASVEAFDPNAVLGAPHAPEHSEWASEASPEEPGDQAFAGTLGEAEPERAEAATAPDASFDFDVDLSMEPEEEPAPAVPGSSFEPAHNPAEGDADATLPPEEHGAWAAPGSDAGGLAAETAPHEGELRSWEAADVGSEEVATEAALPLEARDSTAELNSGADGVDAEATPPAVESFSAAPDAEAMGGSEEALPPPEPVATPNQREADRLRAWGIDPDSLPHEIGTASEDVDPFSAALEQAVEATAPASSEDVSTSLVDEPMHGPDTEPVLGSPAFTTSAAEPTADQDLAPGSDSAPPQDEDESSTVVVVELPTEDAWTALVGSAAPAPANDPTAAEAEKPFAADAALADDASPESERAWVRATEDEAALSAAPPTAFAPDEVSSVVTTPDEAEARSSSAPVPSSRSLEETLYASPVAPVTGSHEEASPQSVSTTTVPDSSTALASNTRPSVEGFPSATAALHVPDGTSASPVIESQPVPEEATQPAAAREPGANEAATPASAGSEQLPARASTTTESPSADEVAAPHSTASESLPSQAPVSTRSPSAEEAAASISTAPSQPRTEEQLSRATEATAPFSTASSQPLTEEQPSRAKEAAASISTAPSQPLTEELLSRATGATVPVSTASSQPLATEQSSHVSEATAPLGTALSQPSATEESSRVGEATEPTRTAPPQPRTEELLSRINETAAPSSSASSQPLATEQASRINENAAPGSSASSQPQATTEQASRINETAAPGSSASSQPQATEQASRINETAAPGNTASSQPPATEQASRLDESAAPSNTASSQPPTTEQPSRISEATAPGSAASSQASAATQAPRADEAAPPPAADAPSSTTTARSRRRTLFDLTPAVPVTTPAAAEVVLGIDVGTSHARVAAFINGVATPIPIPGTDGAGIPSVIAVASSGELQVGAAALVEAARAPRRAAVGLKRLLGVRARSPNLRWLSPQLPFPIATDLHGDAGVELGGRIVAPTLLTAMLLRELREAATTFLGRKVTRAVLCAPSHFTERQRAALREAATMAGLDVPRVLTNSAAAALAYAHGRGLARKRVLVVDLGGGGLEVCVVQVTGDDLEVVTTGGDPTLGGMDFDGRIAEALVSDLSEQGHPRPEHPLDWGPLRTLAESTKETLSTKDSVDVTLPTGPGPTLDRERVEALTADLAQRVVSVTREVLESNALSPQGLDAVLLVGGQSRAPLVRRRLEESLGVPVRDDDVDARTAVVRGAALLGHALLLSETGKPAASVSEVLTAPIGIAEDAGTFRRVLERNTRLPTAKTLVIPVTAPGPLALAVFQGTAATAVENEWLGALTLTVERPGEVEVHLELSTDGTLAFSATLPGAKRQPVVLATEDLDDASREALIARSPFHTEPEARPSGLLSGLKKLFGRR, encoded by the coding sequence ATGACCGGGCCGGCCCCCAAGCTCCTCCCCCTGCGCATCCGACTCCCGTACACGGAGGAGGAGGAGTTCATCGAGCGGTACGGCTCGAACGTGGGGCGCGGTGGGGTCTTCGTGGCCACGAAGGCGCTCAAGCCGGAGGGCACGGGGCTGGCGTTCGAGTTCGTCCTCGCGGACGGCACGCGGCTGTTGCGCGGTGAAGGCGTGGTGGCCAAGGCGCAGCCGGAAGGGGGCAGTCCCCGCACCGGGATGACGGTGCGCTTCACCAAGCTGGATGCCGTGAGCAAGGCGCTCATCGATCGCATCGTCGCGCGACGGAGCGGGACGGAGGCAGTGGCTTCGCCGCCTGCCGCGCCCAGGACGGAGGCCGCGCCGCTGCCGCCCGGGCTCGTCCGGCGGACTCCGGCCGTGAATCCGTCACGGCCCGCCGCACGCGTCGGGGCGGAGGCAGTAGTGCCCGCGGCTCCGGCGCCGCTGGAGCCTCCGGCGAGCGCCTCCCGCGAGGCACCGGAGACGCGCGCCGCGCCGCCGAAAGCGTCCATGACGTTGCCGGCCGTGTCGGTGCCCGACGCCGTCGCGGCGCCGGACCTGGCTGAACCGGATGAGCCGGTGTCGCTCTTTCCGGAGGAGCCGGTCGACGAGGAGGAGGCGCTCGCGCCCCTTCCGGAGGTCGGCCTTTCGCGGAAGGTGCGGCGCAATCCGCCAGGAGAAGGGGCCCAACGGGCGACCCAGGAGATGTTCACGGTCCAGCCGACGGTGCCGGAGCCCACCGTGGCGCGGCCTCCCGCGGCTTCCGGCACCTTCGCGGCCGTGATGCCGCCTCCGGTCGAGGCCGGGTGGGAGGGAGCGGGTCCGGCTGAGCCTCCCGCGGATCAACCGCCGCTGGAGTCCTCGGGGGACGCGGGTGAGTCAGGGACGGATGCGCCTTCCTGGGAGGCCGCTGGGACCGCCGAGGCCTTGGGGACGGATGCGCTGTCCGGTTCAGCGGCGGCCGATGAAGGCCGTGCGGAAGCGTCGTCCTGGGAGGAGCCGTCCGCCGGTATCTCGAATGTCGCGGCGGAGTCGTTCGGCGATGCCGAAGCTTCCGCATGGGATTCGAATCCGGACGCGGCGACTGCTTCAGAGGGTGATGACGGCCGAGCGGAAGCAGCGTCCTGGGAGCAGGCCGCCACGGAAGCAAGGTCCGCGGCATCGGAGTGGGAGGCCTCCGGTCCGGAGCCTCGCACGGACGAAGCGCTTCCACGGGAGACGGGAGCAACGGAGCCCCCTGACGAGGGCGATGCATCCGCGGCAGTCCACTTCACTCCCGCGTCAGTGGAGGCGTTTGATCCGAACGCCGTGCTCGGAGCCCCGCACGCTCCCGAGCATTCCGAGTGGGCCTCCGAAGCCAGCCCGGAGGAGCCTGGCGACCAGGCATTCGCGGGCACTCTGGGCGAAGCGGAACCGGAACGCGCCGAGGCCGCGACCGCGCCCGATGCATCGTTCGATTTCGATGTCGACCTCAGCATGGAGCCGGAGGAGGAACCCGCTCCGGCCGTGCCCGGTTCCTCGTTCGAACCGGCGCACAACCCGGCGGAAGGTGACGCGGACGCGACGCTCCCTCCGGAAGAGCATGGTGCATGGGCTGCTCCGGGCTCCGACGCGGGGGGACTCGCGGCGGAAACAGCGCCGCATGAGGGAGAGCTCCGTTCCTGGGAGGCAGCGGACGTCGGCTCCGAGGAAGTCGCCACTGAAGCAGCGTTGCCTCTTGAAGCGCGCGACTCCACGGCTGAACTGAACTCCGGCGCGGATGGAGTCGACGCTGAAGCAACGCCTCCTGCGGTGGAGTCCTTCTCCGCAGCGCCAGACGCGGAGGCGATGGGCGGCTCGGAGGAGGCGCTTCCGCCCCCGGAACCGGTTGCGACGCCGAACCAACGGGAGGCCGACCGCCTTCGCGCGTGGGGCATCGACCCGGATTCCCTTCCGCACGAAATCGGCACGGCGTCGGAGGACGTGGATCCATTCAGCGCGGCGCTTGAGCAGGCTGTCGAAGCCACGGCGCCGGCATCGAGCGAAGACGTCTCCACGTCACTCGTCGATGAACCGATGCACGGGCCGGACACGGAGCCCGTGCTCGGCTCGCCAGCCTTCACGACCTCCGCCGCTGAGCCCACGGCGGACCAGGACCTTGCGCCTGGATCCGACTCCGCACCTCCGCAGGACGAGGACGAGTCGTCGACAGTCGTCGTGGTCGAACTGCCGACGGAGGATGCCTGGACGGCGCTTGTCGGATCCGCGGCGCCTGCTCCGGCCAACGACCCGACCGCCGCCGAAGCAGAAAAGCCCTTTGCGGCGGATGCAGCGCTTGCGGATGACGCTTCGCCCGAATCCGAACGGGCGTGGGTCCGAGCGACAGAGGACGAAGCGGCGCTGAGCGCGGCGCCCCCTACCGCTTTTGCTCCAGACGAAGTGTCGTCCGTCGTCACGACTCCGGACGAGGCGGAAGCGCGCTCCTCGAGCGCCCCGGTTCCGTCGAGCAGGTCTCTCGAAGAGACGCTGTACGCATCGCCGGTAGCACCGGTCACGGGGAGCCACGAGGAGGCTTCGCCTCAGTCGGTCTCCACCACCACGGTCCCGGACTCCTCGACTGCGCTCGCATCCAACACGAGGCCATCGGTTGAGGGCTTCCCGAGCGCAACAGCGGCGCTCCACGTTCCGGACGGGACCTCCGCTTCGCCCGTCATCGAGTCCCAGCCGGTTCCGGAAGAAGCCACGCAGCCTGCTGCCGCGCGCGAGCCCGGTGCCAACGAAGCTGCCACTCCGGCCAGCGCAGGCTCGGAGCAACTCCCTGCGCGGGCATCCACCACGACAGAGTCTCCGAGCGCCGACGAAGTCGCCGCTCCGCACAGTACGGCGTCGGAATCACTGCCCTCTCAAGCACCCGTCTCGACGAGGTCTCCGAGCGCCGAAGAAGCTGCCGCTTCCATCAGCACGGCTCCGTCACAACCGCGCACCGAGGAGCAACTCTCCCGCGCCACCGAAGCTACGGCTCCCTTCAGCACGGCTTCGTCACAGCCGCTCACCGAGGAGCAACCCTCCCGCGCCAAAGAAGCTGCTGCTTCCATCAGCACGGCTCCGTCACAACCGCTCACCGAGGAACTTCTCTCCCGCGCCACCGGAGCCACGGTTCCAGTCAGCACGGCTTCGTCACAGCCGCTGGCCACGGAACAGTCCTCGCACGTCAGCGAAGCCACGGCGCCACTCGGCACGGCATTGTCACAGCCGTCGGCCACGGAGGAGTCCTCCCGAGTCGGCGAAGCCACGGAGCCCACCAGGACGGCTCCACCACAACCGCGCACCGAGGAGCTTCTCTCCCGCATCAACGAAACCGCAGCGCCAAGCAGCTCGGCTTCGTCACAGCCACTGGCCACGGAGCAGGCCTCCCGCATCAACGAAAACGCAGCGCCAGGCAGCTCGGCTTCGTCACAACCGCAGGCCACGACGGAGCAGGCCTCCCGCATCAACGAAACCGCAGCGCCAGGCAGCTCGGCTTCGTCACAACCGCAGGCCACGGAGCAGGCCTCCCGCATCAACGAAACCGCAGCGCCAGGCAACACGGCTTCGTCACAACCGCCGGCCACGGAGCAGGCCTCCCGCCTCGATGAATCCGCGGCACCAAGCAACACGGCTTCGTCACAGCCGCCGACCACGGAGCAGCCCTCCCGCATCAGCGAAGCCACCGCGCCAGGCAGCGCGGCCTCGTCACAGGCCTCCGCCGCGACACAGGCCCCGCGCGCCGACGAAGCCGCCCCACCGCCCGCCGCTGATGCACCGAGCAGCACCACCACCGCGCGCAGCCGGCGCCGCACGCTCTTCGACCTGACTCCCGCCGTGCCCGTCACCACTCCCGCGGCGGCGGAGGTCGTGCTCGGCATCGACGTGGGCACCTCGCACGCTCGCGTCGCCGCGTTCATCAACGGCGTCGCCACGCCCATCCCCATCCCCGGCACCGACGGCGCGGGCATTCCCTCCGTCATCGCGGTGGCCAGCTCCGGGGAGCTCCAGGTCGGCGCCGCCGCGCTCGTCGAAGCCGCCCGCGCTCCCCGCCGCGCCGCGGTCGGACTCAAGCGCCTGCTCGGCGTGCGCGCCCGCTCCCCGAACCTGCGCTGGCTCTCCCCGCAGCTGCCCTTCCCCATCGCCACCGACCTCCACGGCGACGCGGGCGTGGAGCTGGGGGGCCGCATCGTGGCGCCCACCCTCCTCACCGCGATGCTGCTGCGCGAGCTTCGCGAGGCGGCCACCACGTTCCTCGGCCGCAAGGTGACGCGCGCCGTCCTCTGCGCCCCGTCCCACTTCACCGAACGCCAACGCGCCGCCCTGCGCGAGGCCGCCACCATGGCCGGCCTGGACGTGCCCCGCGTGCTCACCAACAGCGCCGCCGCGGCGCTCGCGTACGCGCACGGCCGGGGCCTGGCTCGCAAGCGCGTCCTCGTCGTGGACCTGGGCGGCGGCGGCCTGGAGGTCTGCGTCGTGCAGGTCACGGGCGACGACCTCGAGGTCGTCACCACCGGCGGTGACCCCACGCTGGGCGGCATGGACTTCGACGGCCGCATCGCGGAAGCGCTCGTCAGCGACCTCTCCGAACAGGGCCACCCGCGCCCCGAACACCCGCTCGACTGGGGCCCCCTGCGCACGCTCGCCGAGTCCACCAAGGAGACCCTCTCCACGAAGGACTCCGTGGACGTCACCCTGCCCACGGGCCCCGGCCCCACGCTCGACCGCGAGCGCGTGGAGGCCCTCACCGCCGACCTCGCCCAGCGCGTCGTCTCCGTCACCCGCGAGGTGCTGGAGTCCAACGCCCTCTCCCCTCAAGGCCTGGACGCCGTGCTCCTCGTGGGCGGCCAGTCCCGCGCGCCGCTCGTGCGCCGCCGCCTGGAGGAGAGCCTGGGCGTGCCCGTGCGCGACGACGACGTGGACGCCCGCACCGCCGTCGTGCGCGGTGCCGCGCTGCTCGGCCACGCGCTGCTGCTATCGGAGACCGGCAAGCCCGCCGCCAGCGTCTCGGAGGTGCTCACCGCCCCCATCGGCATCGCCGAGGACGCCGGCACCTTCCGCCGCGTACTGGAGCGCAACACCCGCCTGCCCACCGCCAAGACGCTGGTCATCCCCGTCACCGCCCCCGGCCCGCTGGCGCTCGCCGTCTTCCAGGGCACCGCCGCCACCGCCGTGGAGAACGAATGGCTCGGCGCCCTCACCCTCACCGTGGAGCGCCCCGGCGAGGTGGAGGTCCACCTGGAGCTGTCCACCGACGGCACCCTCGCCTTCAGCGCCACCCTGCCCGGCGCGAAGCGGCAGCCCGTGGTGCTCGCGACGGAGGACCTGGACGACGCCTCCCGCGAGGCCCTCATCGCCCGCTCGCCCTTCCACACCGAACCGGAAGCCCGGCCGAGCGGCCTGCTTTCCGGTTTGAAGAAGCTCTTCGGCCGGCGCTGA